A window of Liolophura sinensis isolate JHLJ2023 chromosome 4, CUHK_Ljap_v2, whole genome shotgun sequence genomic DNA:
TATTAAGACAGGGGCCCAAGCCCACAAAGGTCTCTCAGACTTAAATTAGACTTCATAGTCAAATTCCCCTTCCTGATTCAAGCCTGCAGCCAAATAGGTCTCGTCCTCTAGGAGAACCCATATGCTAACTCAGCCAGAGAGGGTGGCTTAGTCAAAGTAAACGTGGAGTTTTCAATCAAGCCACATGCAAGGACTGATCCATATTACCTGACTGATGTGTCAAGTGAATTTCCTGTTGGGTTACTTTAATTATTCTATATCTTTTCctatttctttgttgttgaaCGCTATGctaaaactttttcacttccggtaaatcttcaaccttttcaaccactaaagcactttttcagcgGAATGTAAGCACAcaattattctgaaaatgatgctaaaatgatttgtctatttcattaaaaatatacgcttcataaaactgttctaattATTTCTCTCACAATCTAAAAAacttggttgcagaggcagttgaaaaagtTGGAGAAAATTAGGGTATGGCAcatcagtcagttttatgagtggaggaaactggagggTACAGGATAAACCAGTGACCTCTGGCATGTTTCACACGGACTCCTGACATTCCCACAAGTGACTgtcaaatatgcacaccatacttggggaagacaagtggtcttagGCTATGACAAACGGCCACATGAGCGTCATCAATGGGGGAgatggcatattttttaatcccgtgaCGTGGCGCTAATATGAAGGACCTTGAGTCATTGTTACGTCAAGAATGAATCATAGCGTAACATCTACACCGTTACAATGTATCAATTTCTATAGTGAAAAAAGGaatgacgtcaaggtcctgctgccgGGGGTTTGACAGGTCCCCACTGCTCTCAGCCATTCAGGTCACATGACCAACGAGACTTAGAAAATCTGAATTATCCCATATGCCTGAGCATTCTTTTTGAAAACTACTAACACCATAAGAAGTAGTGTAAATGAAtaattgagtgcttggggtttaacgtcatgctcaacaatttttcactcatatgacgacgagataAGAAATGGTGTACAAACAGAAATTTCATGATTGCCAATTTAGCTTGTACAGTCTGCTCTCAATCTATCAGCAATGTACTTACCACCCAGGTAGAGGAAAGTTCTGCTGCGACAGAAAAGTGCCGCCAGAGAGAAGCTGCCGAAGATGACACACGTGCCCATGAAGGCTGTGGGGATGATACTGAAATAGTACAATACCAGCATTACGGTAAATGTCACTAACCAGAAAAACAATTCCACAACACGCGTACATACCACACTGCTGTCTTTGAGTGACTTCATAAGCCAGACTATGGACTTGGGTTAAATTCTTTGACTGTTCATAAGAAAAACTTCAGAAGTCTTTAACACCTCAGTACAATGGTTTGGAACAAGAGTTCTAGCTAGGGAATAGATACATCCTGGGttgccaaaatttaaaaatgaaaaattcataacTTTTCATGAATTTTCATTATTATGAATGTAAATGTAGTGTAATTCATAATGTCTGTTACAGGGAATGAGAGAATATGATCACAAGATCAAGCCTGCACAATATGGAGCTTTGGAGTCCTGACATTATAGCGTTGTGGTTATGGCCCTTTCTGCCTGACGGAATGGTGGGGCACCTTAACCCAATACACCTTAACCTGGGCTGATACATACAACTATAATTAATATTATCCATCTCTGATGTATTTATtacctgaaatttttttttttacaggattTGCACAGTAAGTCAAGTAATTATAGTCATGTTTGGGGAGAATTTTTTATTACAGCAGACACTGGCCTGCATTAAAAGGCAGATTTACCTGTTAATGTAGTACAgtgatgacatcacatcagtacagtgatgacatcacatcaccacGATGTTGTAACGTAACTGAGAACCCCCAGCGTTAAACGATGCAACGTTTCATCAGCAGAATGGTGTATTAACGAAGTAAACATCCATACACAGCCATTCATACCATGAATGATGCACCACAATAACAGTATCAGTACATATACCAGAACGTGTGTTCATGTTAGGAGAAAAGCGAACTACACTAATACAAAAGAAGAACATTCCCTCGGGTATGACGTGACATACCTTGGGTCCAGCCTGATCACATAGTCCATCAGAGGGCCCAGGGACATACCTGAAGatatacaacaacagcactgaTTATTTTTAacttccattttatttattcttctaTTTTACCATGTAGATCTCCAATGTAATTTATGATACAATTAActtaacaagagttcaggtgaacataACATAAGCCTtaacaaatgcatttgtctgaaatgtacaaaacaacgTCAGAAGCACTGtgtgagtataacccctgaggggaatTTTCATTGCAAGAGGACAAAGGTGTTCAGCTCAAATCCAAACCTCATATGGGagaacagttggagttgtagccccacacacaaaatcatttctatttatctagtatatataaagaaaatggCTACCTGGTTACcataaaaactgtgaaaatggacaaatgtaagttGTGATACATCGTCAtccgtgtatatatgtatccaccaaaaattaaaactctgtgtgGAAATCAGAGGAGGTGTTGCCCGGACacaaaaaccaaaataaaactctatgtggaaaactgttggagttatagccctgacacgaaatcatatctacctatcaggaaaatggctatctggttaccatgtcAACCGCgtaaatggacaaatgtgagttgtgacacattgtcatctgtgtatctatgtatccaacaaacattaaaactctatgtggaaaacAAACGAggaataaacaaatcaaacaatggTTTATATACTTCACTCACAGTTTGCTTTAATATGATTACTAACCGCCATGCAcataaaggggagataactcatcaTAATGGTGTCAGGTTATTGCATACGCTTATTAAAGAGAAGGAAGGAATGAACGGatgcatgtatgaatgattgaaagaaaagaacacaatTACACAaactataccttaaatgaaagaacTATACAAACTGTgcagaattatattttttttagatttttttaaagttattgCAAGAGAGAAGAATGGTTTTAAACATcgacattttctacaaaatctaCCAAGTTGAGTTACATTGATAAACCTGCCATGTTTTAGGCTTGTCCAATCAAACGCCCCCTTTCctcctcttgaatattcataGTGACATCAAGGTGCTTTAGGTTTTACTCTTACCATATGGTTAACATGCTTTTCCATTCTTAgctaaatatgtatgtatatcgtGATAATCGTggattttaaggtctgtgaaAGCCAGCTCTAAAAAGGAAGAGTTTGAGATGTACTAGATGACCACATTGTGCCTACATGCATGACTGTAGGCTGCCAAAATGTGTCTGGAATGCCATGTTATGGAGAGCTACTGGGCAAAGCTAAGCACAATgacgtatgtaatctgttcaaatggTGGTGTAAAGGAGACTTCTAAGCCTTCGATGTTAaactattaaatactcaaataacacgccctgctgacagaaaatttaaatatttcatttcactttgagtgtagctctttcatttaagctATAgactgtataaatgtattgttttctaTTAAGGTTTAACGTGACACTGGCTCTATTTTAGCCACATTGTGGAGACTGTGTTGAAACCAGGAAACAGgcgaatacatgtatgtagtacgcTTTACTTTAATAAAACCAGCTGAAACAAACTAAAATCTGTTAAGCTCAATATACATGGCCTTGTTGATACACCTGTTTGTCACATGGACTCACCTGTCAGTGTGGCAAAGCCTCCCAGAATGGCCATCCTCTTAGTGAAGTTTTGTTTGGTGTGGGGGGTGGCAGCCAGCCATAGCATGAGCCCGATGCTCCCAATCACTGTTATCAAGCTGGGCTGAAACAGAAAAGTAACAATGTCAGCTGGGCTGAAactaaaaaataacaatgtcagctgggctgaaaatgaaaagtaacgACGTCAGTTAGGCTGAAACAGAAAAGTAACAATGTCAGCTGGGCTGAAACTAAAAATTAACAATGTCAGCTGGGCTGAAACTGAAAAGTAACAACCTAAGCTGGGCTGAAACTGAAAAGTAACAACGTCAGCTGGGCTGAAATTAAAAAGTAACAACGTCAGCTGGGCTGAAACTAAAAAGTAACAACGTCAGCTGGACTGATACTAAAAAGTAATGGCTGAAACTAAAAAGTGACAACGTCAGCTGGGCTGAAAGTAAAAAGTGACAACCTCAGCTGGGCTGAAACTGAAAAGTAACAACGTCAGCTGGGCTGAAATTAAAAAGTAACATTGTCAACTGGGCTGAAACTGAAAAGTAACAACCTCAGCTGTGCTGAAACTGAAAAGTAACAACCTCAGCTGGGCTGAAACAGAAAAGTAACATCAGCTGGACTGAAACAGAACAGTGACAACATCAGCTGGGCTGAAACAAATGGAACATACAagataccatacatgtacaggtaaactatCAACAGGTATGACTAGCTTATAATGTTGTGGTGATAATGTCCAATATGTTTTGGATCATCGGATGACACAATAAATTTTCCCTCTGTATTAATATTCTTGCACAattcataataataaatatgaGTTTTATTATCTAACATTTTTTGAGCCCTTTTTGGTGAATAAAGTTTGCTCTCATAGttgaattgattgatgtttggtgTATAATGAATTTATTGTTGACTAAATGTGCGCAGATTATGAATCGTTGTACGTCTGCAGGATGAACCGTGAGCTTGAATGCTCGTCACTGCTTCGGCGCCCGGCAAAACTAGCATTCCTCCACATCGGCTCGTATTCATTAAATAACCGTTAAGCatagcgtaaaactccaatcaaataaacaaataaatatcagcaGTGATGGTGGGTACCTGTGTTATAGATACTAACAGGCTAATGGCAATGCTTATACCACTAACACGGCGATCTCTGAATTGGATGCATGCGTTTGTTATTTAGTGAACTAAAGGTGGGCTTTAATGACCATTATTGTTGTCAAtaacatatgtatgtaagttgtacttaataatttttcagtcaataaGGAGTCATTAGCTGCGTGTACTCTTGTGGCAggtcgagtccatgccgccaaatttctgctgccactgaagtatcatgcgggagacaccagacatgatggtgtcagttacatgtatgctgtgcaTGAGCAGACTGTGTTAACTTCACAAGAATTTCACCCAAAGGTGAAAAATAAGAATCTTGGTATTTTCTTCATTCTGCCCTCCACTGAAATTTTTCTTAGAATATATATAGAACTGTTGTTTTCATTGTCCTTTACACAAATGTTCtatgtttaattatatattttttggttacatatatttcagtttaatcAGGTGATGAGGGAGAGAGgttacatatttacttattaaagtatttatttcctctcctctccggctgtaagcgggaaggtctgtcagcagcctgtggatggtggtgggtttcccccgggctctgcccggtttccacccaccataatgctggccgccatcgtataagtgaaatattcttgagtaaaacaccaatcaaaaaaaaaaaaaaaaaaaaaaaaaatactcattgCAATTTGGCACGTATGTAATGACATTCAGGTTCACAGGTGGAGCTACCCAAGTTCAAATAAACGACCTTCGTCACGAACCTGACAAACCCTCTGCTCTGAAGCCGCAGCTATACCAGCAAGACCTTGACCCAAACGCTCCATCTCACTGCATGGTCTCACAGACCCCACCTGTCAGCTGCAGCTATACCAGCGAGACTTTGACTCAAATGCTCCATCTCACTGCATGGTCTCACAGACCCCACCTGTCAGCCGCAGCTATACCAGCGAGACTTCGACCCAAACGCTCCATCTCACTGCATGGCCTCACAGACCCCACCTGTCAGCTGCAGCTATACCAGCGAGACCTTGACCCAAACGCTCCATCTCACTGCATGGTCTCACAGACCCCACCTGTCAGCCGCAGTTATACCAGCGAGACTTTGACTCAAACGCTCCATCTCACTGCATGGTCTCACAGACCCCACCTGTCAGCCGCAGCTATACCAGCAAGACTTTGACTCAAACGCTCCATCTCACTGCATGGTCTCACAGACCCCACCTGTCAGCTGCAGCTATACCAGCGAGACTTTGACTCAAACGCTCCATCTCACTGCATGGTCTCACAGACCCCACCTGTCAGCCGCAGCTATACCCGCGAGACTTCGACCCAAACGCTCCATCTCACTGCATGGCCTCACAGACCCCACCTGTCAGCCGCAGCTATACCAGCGAGACTTTGACTCAAAAGCTACATCTCACTGTATGGTCTCACAGACCCCACCTGTCAGCCGCAGCTATACCAGATTCAAACACTTGATCTCACTGCATGGTCCCTCAGATCCACCGGTCAGCTGCAGCAAGCCACTGGCCACACTTTTGACCAAACTTAATTCCTCTATCATAAATAGATGACAGGATTTTCGAGAAAGcttatgtaaaattattttacaaagCGTTGTGAAAGAGGGGCTCATGGCTGTTAAACTGTGTGAGCTTGTAAAGGTCCAGCGACacgtattatacatgtatatactaaccAGCATAAACCTGAGGTACAGATGGAGGAAGGATCCCCCGGCAGCCGCAAACATGGCTATGAACAGGCAGGTGTAGACATTCTTCAGGTGGTCCTGCACACGCTTCTCTCTGCAAAGACACAGTcataaaaaacatttcagtatgtatgtataccagTTCATACAGCTGAGACTGGAGACTAAGTCCGTTACAGGAGgggaaaacataaaactgatgcCACAATCAGATGAAACAGCACAAACTTGAAAATATGgtctttcattatttttctttctatttctTCTTTATATAGTCTTTGCATAattatgttctaaataaggatgtgatgcacgtccaataaatttatgtgaatgtaaattttttgtttacattcaaaCACATTCACTTAATCTGAAttctgataatatttatgaatatgctaaaaatataaagatgaccaaaatccaggttgaacacatttgttagctgaaaagaacaaattctagtgcaaatatatctactaaaatgtgtcacatccacatgtataacattattacacaaagactatatacaGCAAAAGGTGGTCcaaaatactcaccatacaataattattttcaagagccaacaaaaaacattaaagaccacatttacaactaactttttgcactctttcatctaaacttcattatgttttctccacctttaatgaGTGACAAACACAATCAAAAACCAGTTACAACTTTGTCGTTTATTTATCTGGGCGGTATATAATACTCATAAGTCAACTGTAACTAGGGTATATTACTACTAAAAAGTGAGCATTACACCATGTAGCTACTGTCTACAGCATTTAATAGTACAGGTTTAACATGGTGATTCGTGTATTTCATCTCAGTATCCATTACTGGCAATTGCATTTATAATGTGACATTTTTGCAGGTATGGATAGAATGTATGTGCTGGAATGTATGATTGAGATTTAACATCGACATGTAacgacagaggaataattaggtacaggtatgtatgtttggggtttaacatcgtcagaaatggacagaggaataattaggtacaggtatgtatgtttggggtttaacaacgtcaggtatggacagaggaataattaggtacaggtatgtatgtttggggtttaacatcgtcaggtatggacagaggaataattaggtacaggtacaggtatgtatgtttggggtttaacatcgtcagaaatggacagaggaataattaggtacaggtatgtatgtttggggtttaacatcgtcaggtatggacagaggaataattaggtacaggtatgtatgtttggggtttaacattgtcaGGTAACaacagaggaataattaggtacaggtatgtatgtttggggtttaacatcgtcagaaatggacagaggaataattaggtacaggtatgtatgtttggggtttaacaacgtcaggtatggacagaggaataattaggtacaggtatgtatgtttggggtttaacatcgtcaggtatggacagaggaataattaggtacaggtacaggtatgtatgtttggggtttaacatcgtcagaaatggacagaggaataattaggtacaggtatgtatgtttggggtttaacatcgtcaggtatggacagaggaataattaggtacaggtacatgtatgtatgtttggggtttaacatcgtcaggtatggacagaggaataattaggtacaggtatgtatgtttggggtttaacatcgtcaggtatggacagaggaataattaggtacaggtacaggtatgtatgtttggggtttaacatcgtcagaaatggacagaggaataattaagtacaggtatgtatgtttggggtttaacaacgtcaggtatggacagaggaataattaggtacaggtacatgtatgtatgtttggggtttaacatcgtcaggtatggacagaggaataattgggtacaggtatgtatgtttggggtttaacatcgtcaagtatggacagaggaataattaggtacaggtatgtatgtttggggtttaacatcgtcaggaatggacagaggaataattaaggacaggtatgtatgtttggggtttaacatcgtcaggaatggacagaggaataattaagtacaagtatgtatgtttggggtttaacatcgtcgagtatggacagaggaataagtaggtacaggtatgtatgtttggggtttaagatcgtcaggtatggacagaggaataattaagtacaggtatgtatgtttggggtttaacatcgtcaggtatggacagaggaataattaagtacaggtatgtatgtttggggtttaacatcgtcaggtatggacagaggaataattaggtacaggtatgtatgtttggggtttaacatcgtcagaaatggacagaggaataattaggtacaggtacatgtatgtatgtttggggtttaacatcgtcaggtatggacagaggaataattaagtacaggtatgtatgtttggggtttaacatcgtcaggtatggacagaggaataattaagtacaggtatgtatgtttggggtttaacatcgtcagaaatggacagaggaataattaggtacaggtatgtaagtttggggtttaacatcgtcaggtatggacagaggaataattaagtacaggtatgtatgtttggggtttaacatcgtcaggtatggacagaggaataattaggtacaggtatgtatgtttggggtttaacatcgtcaggtatggacagaggaataattaggtacaggtatgtatgtttggggtatAACATCGtaaggtatggacagaggaataattaggtacaggtatgtatgtttggggtttaacatcgtcaggtatggacagaggaataattaagtacaggtatgtatgtttggggtttaacatcgtcaggtatggacagaggaataattaggtacaggtatgtatgtttggggtttaacatcgtcagaaatggacagaggaataattaagtacaggtatgtaagtgtggggtttaacatcgtcaggtatggacagaggaataattaagtacaggtatgtatgtttggggtttaacatcgtcaggaatggacagaggaataattaggtacaggtatgtatgtttggggtttaacatcgtcaggaatggacagaggaataattaagtacaggtatgtatgtttggggtttaacatcgtcaggtatggacagaggaataattaagtacaggtatgtatgtttggggtttaacatcgtcaggtatggacagaggaataattaggtacaggtatgaatgtttggggtttaacatcgtcagaaatggacagaggaataattaggtacaggtatgtaagtgtggggtttaacatcgtcaggtatggacagaggaataattaagtacaggtatgtatgtttggggtttaacatcgtcaggtatggacagaagaataattaggtacaggtatgtatgtttggggtttaacatcgtcaggtatggacagaggaataagtAGGTACAgagtatgtatgtttggggtttaagatcgtcaggtatggacagaggaataattaagtacaggtatgtatgtttggggtttaacatcgtcaggtatggacagaggaataattaagtacaggtatgtatgtttggggtttaacatcgtcaggtatggacagaggaataattaagtacaggtatgtatgtttggggtttaacatcgtcagaaatggacagaggaataattaggtacaggtacatgtatgtatgtttggggtttaacatcgtcaggtatggacagaggaataattaagtacaggtatgtatgtttggggtttaacatcgtcaggaatggacagaggaataattaagtacaggtatgtatgtttgcggtttaacatcgtcaggtatggacagaggaataattaggtacaggtatgtaagtttggggtttaacaacgtcaggtatggacagaggaataattaggtacaggtatgtaagtttggggtttaacatcgtcaggtatggacagaggaataattaagtacaggtatgtatgtttggggtttaacatcgtcaggtatggacagaggaataattaagtacaggtatgtatgtttggggtttaacatcgtcaggtatggacagaggaataattaagtacaggtatgtatgtttggggtttaacatcgtcaggtatggacagaggaataattaagtacaggtatgtatgtttggggtttaacatcgtcagaaatggacagaggaataattaggtacaggtatgtaagtttggggtttaacatcgtcaggtatggacagaggaataattaagtacaggtatgtatgtttggggtttaacatcgtcaggtatagacagaggaataattaggtacaggtatgtatgtttggggtttaacatcgtcaggtatggacagaggaataattaggtacaggtatgtatgtttggggtatAACATCGtaaggtatggacagaggaataattaggtacaggtatgtatgtttggggtttaacatcgtcaggtatggacagaggaataattaagtacaggtatgtatgtttggggtttaacatcgtcaggtatggacagaggaataattaggtacaggtatgtatgtttggggtttaacatcgtcagaaatggacagaggaataattaggtacaggtatgtaagtgtggggtttaacatcgtcaggtatggacagaggaataattaagtacaggtatgtatgtttggggtttaacatcgtcaggaatggacagaggaataattaggtacaggtatgtatgtttggggtttaacatcgtcaggaatggacagaggaataattaagtacaggtatgtatgtttggggtttaacatcgtcaggtatggacagaggaataattaagtacaggtatgtatgtttggggtttaacatcgtcaggtatggacagaggaataattaggtgcaggtatgtatgtttggggtttaacatcgtcagaaatggacagaggaataattaggtacaggtatgtatgtttggggttcaACAAcatcaggtatggacagaggaataattaggtacaggtatgtatgtttggggtttaacaacgtcaggtatggacagaggaataattgggtacaggtacatgtatgtatgtttggggtttaacatcgtcagaaatggacagaggaataattaggtacaggtatgtatgtttggggtttaacaacgtcaggtatggacagaggaataatcaGGTACAGgtacttgtatgtatgtttggggtttaacatcgtcaggtatggacagaggaataattaggtacaggtatgtatgtttggggtttaacatcgtcagaaatggacagaggaataattaggcacaggtatgtatgtttggggttcaACATTGTCagaaatggacagaggaataattaggtacaggtatgtatgtttggggtttaacatcgtaaggtatggacagaggaataattaaggacaggtatgtatgtttggggtttaacatcgtcaggtatggacagaggaataattaggtacaggtatgtatgtttggggtttaacatcgtcagaaatggacagaggaataattaggtacaggtatgtatgtttggggtttaacaacgtcaggtatggacagaggaataattaggtacaggtatgtatgtttggggtttaacaacgtcaggtatggacagaggaataattaggtacaggtacatgtatgtatgtttggggtttaacatcgtcagaaatggacagaggaataattaggtacaggtatgtatgtttggggtttaacatcgtcaggtatggacagaggaataattaagtacaggtatgtatgtttggggtttaacatcgtcaggtatggacagaggaataattaggtacaggtatgtatgtttggggtttaacatcgtcagaaatggacagaggaataattaggtacaggtatgtaagtgtggggtttaacatcgtcaggtatggacagaggaataattaagtacaggtatgtatgtttggggtttaacatcgtcaggtatggGCAGAagaataattaggtacaggtatgtatgttt
This region includes:
- the LOC135464565 gene encoding probable Bax inhibitor 1, which encodes MESLFGRRQFSMQAMTDFSHLEKRVQDHLKNVYTCLFIAMFAAAGGSFLHLYLRFMLPSLITVIGSIGLMLWLAATPHTKQNFTKRMAILGGFATLTGMSLGPLMDYVIRLDPSIIPTAFMGTCVIFGSFSLAALFCRSRTFLYLGGALMSGMMWLFFLSLLNIFLGSQLIFDVTLYLGLLIFCGFVLFDTQLIVEKCRNGDDDFIWHSVDLFLDFINLFRKLLIILSSKEEKKRSNRN